A genomic window from Massilia sp. METH4 includes:
- a CDS encoding SMP-30/gluconolactonase/LRE family protein: MTSAANAAPACIWPLEATLGEGPVWHPAEQMLYFVDIKQHKLHRCDAQGENRRTWDMPGETGFALPAASGGFVCGLAGRLVHFDPASGAFTPVTAFEQDRPGNRLNDGHVAHDGALWFGSMDNAEESASGALYRYDGTLSKHDDGIIITNGPAFSPDRKTFYHTDTFGKTVYAFDVQDDGTLANKRVFVTIGEPGWPDGTAVDSAGHVWVAVFRGARVLRYSPAGDLVDTIAFPVPNVTKIAFGGPDLKTAFATTATKGLTPEERAAAPLAGGVFAFPVDVPGLPQHMIGFIK; the protein is encoded by the coding sequence ATGACTTCCGCGGCCAATGCAGCGCCAGCGTGCATCTGGCCGCTGGAGGCCACGCTGGGCGAAGGCCCGGTGTGGCATCCGGCCGAGCAGATGCTGTACTTCGTGGACATCAAGCAGCACAAGCTGCACCGCTGCGATGCGCAAGGCGAAAACCGCCGTACGTGGGACATGCCTGGTGAAACGGGCTTCGCGCTGCCGGCCGCGTCCGGCGGCTTCGTTTGCGGCCTGGCCGGCAGGCTGGTGCACTTCGACCCCGCCAGCGGCGCGTTCACGCCGGTGACGGCGTTCGAGCAGGACCGCCCCGGCAACCGCCTGAACGACGGCCACGTGGCGCACGACGGCGCCCTGTGGTTCGGTTCCATGGACAATGCCGAAGAGTCGGCCAGCGGCGCCCTCTATCGCTACGACGGCACATTGTCGAAACATGACGACGGCATCATCATCACCAACGGCCCGGCGTTCAGCCCGGACCGCAAGACCTTCTACCATACCGACACGTTCGGCAAGACCGTCTACGCATTCGACGTTCAGGACGACGGCACGCTCGCCAACAAGCGCGTGTTCGTCACGATCGGCGAACCGGGCTGGCCCGACGGCACGGCCGTCGATTCGGCCGGCCATGTCTGGGTAGCCGTGTTCCGCGGCGCCCGCGTCCTGCGTTATTCTCCGGCAGGCGACCTGGTCGACACCATCGCCTTCCCGGTCCCGAACGTGACCAAGATCGCCTTCGGCGGCCCGGACCTGAAGACCGCCTTTGCCACGACCGCCACGAAAGGCCTCACGCCCGAGGAACGCGCCGCTGCCCCGCTCGCGGGCGGCGTGTTCGCCTTCCCCGTCGACGTGCCGGGCCTGCCGCAGCATATGATTGGATTTATCAAATGA
- a CDS encoding SDR family oxidoreductase translates to MAGEVEIAFEYATYPDLKNKRVVVTGGGTGIGAGIVDAYVRQGSQVVFLDIADEPSQQLAASYPDAAHQPRFVHCDMTNVEELKKTFADIERDIGGVDILINNAANDHRHAVADVTPQYWDDSLAVNLRHQFFCAQAVAPGMKKNGGGVILNFGSISWYLALPNLTLYMTAKAAIEGLTRGLARDLGNDGIRVNTVIPGSVKTPKQMALWYTPEGEAQIMASQLLKERIEPHDVAALTLFLSSNQASRCTGRDYFVDAGWYGDGK, encoded by the coding sequence ATGGCTGGCGAAGTGGAAATTGCGTTTGAATACGCCACCTATCCGGATTTGAAGAACAAGCGTGTCGTCGTCACGGGCGGCGGCACGGGCATCGGCGCCGGCATCGTCGATGCCTACGTCAGGCAAGGCTCGCAGGTGGTGTTCCTGGACATCGCCGACGAACCGTCGCAGCAGCTGGCAGCCAGCTACCCGGACGCGGCGCACCAGCCGCGCTTCGTGCACTGCGACATGACGAATGTCGAAGAACTCAAGAAAACGTTTGCAGACATCGAGCGCGATATCGGCGGTGTCGACATCCTGATCAACAATGCGGCCAACGACCACCGCCACGCGGTGGCCGACGTGACGCCCCAGTACTGGGACGACAGCCTGGCCGTGAACCTGCGCCACCAGTTCTTCTGCGCCCAGGCCGTGGCCCCCGGCATGAAGAAGAATGGTGGCGGCGTGATCCTGAACTTCGGTTCGATCTCCTGGTACCTGGCGCTGCCGAACCTCACGCTGTACATGACCGCCAAGGCGGCCATCGAAGGCTTGACGCGCGGCCTGGCCCGCGACCTGGGCAACGACGGTATCCGCGTCAACACGGTGATCCCCGGCTCGGTGAAGACGCCGAAGCAGATGGCCCTGTGGTACACGCCGGAAGGCGAGGCGCAGATCATGGCTTCGCAGCTGCTCAAGGAACGCATCGAGCCGCACGACGTGGCGGCGCTGACGCTGTTCCTGTCGTCGAATCAGGCTTCGCGCTGCACGGGCCGCGACTACTTCGTTGACGCCGGCTGGTACGGAGACGGTAAATGA
- a CDS encoding fumarylacetoacetate hydrolase family protein — protein MKEAPAVSLLPADLPQALLVGRVWRTGDIDGPAVVAVRNGEVFDITRHAATVSDLFERDDLVAIVRSAPGESLGRVETLLENALSPNPAADVPRLLAPNDLQAIKACGVTFAVSLLERVIEEQAGGDPARAEQLRGELLASIGADLSSIKPGSAQAEQLKKEFISRGAWSQYMEVGIGPYAEVFSKSQPMSAVGFGADVGLHPESKWNNPEPEIVLAVTSQGKPVGATLGNDVNLRDIEGRSALLLGKAKDNNGSTAIGPFIRLFDDKFSLDTVRNAEVRLTIEGVDDDFVLDGVSLMKQISRDPLDLIGQTCGAHHQYPDGFMLFLGTMFSPIKDRDAKGGGFTHHKGDRVTIASPALGALINHVHRSDEIAPWTFGVRALYGNLARRGLLGNGGK, from the coding sequence ATGAAGGAAGCGCCAGCTGTGTCGCTGTTGCCTGCCGATTTGCCGCAGGCACTGCTCGTGGGCCGCGTGTGGCGGACCGGTGATATCGATGGACCGGCCGTGGTGGCCGTGCGCAACGGCGAAGTGTTCGACATCACGCGCCATGCCGCGACCGTGTCCGACCTGTTCGAGCGCGACGACCTGGTCGCCATCGTGCGTTCCGCGCCGGGCGAATCGCTGGGCCGTGTCGAGACGCTGCTCGAGAATGCGCTGTCGCCGAATCCGGCGGCCGACGTGCCGCGCCTGCTGGCACCGAACGACCTGCAGGCCATCAAGGCTTGCGGCGTCACGTTCGCCGTCAGCCTGCTGGAGCGCGTGATCGAAGAACAGGCCGGCGGCGATCCCGCGCGCGCCGAGCAATTGCGCGGCGAACTGCTGGCATCGATCGGTGCCGACCTCTCCAGCATCAAGCCCGGCTCGGCGCAGGCCGAACAGCTCAAGAAGGAGTTCATCAGCCGCGGCGCCTGGTCGCAGTACATGGAAGTGGGCATCGGTCCCTATGCCGAGGTGTTCTCGAAGTCGCAGCCGATGTCGGCGGTGGGCTTCGGCGCCGACGTGGGCCTGCACCCGGAATCGAAGTGGAACAACCCGGAACCGGAAATCGTGCTGGCGGTGACGAGCCAGGGCAAGCCGGTCGGCGCCACGCTGGGCAACGACGTGAACCTGCGCGACATCGAAGGCCGCAGTGCCCTGCTGCTCGGTAAAGCCAAGGACAACAACGGTTCCACGGCGATCGGCCCGTTCATCCGCCTGTTCGACGACAAGTTCTCGCTCGACACCGTGCGCAACGCGGAGGTACGCCTGACGATCGAAGGCGTGGACGACGACTTCGTGCTGGACGGCGTAAGCCTGATGAAGCAGATCAGCCGCGATCCGCTGGACCTGATTGGCCAGACCTGCGGCGCCCACCACCAGTACCCGGACGGCTTCATGCTGTTCCTCGGTACCATGTTCTCCCCAATCAAGGACCGCGACGCCAAGGGCGGCGGGTTCACGCACCACAAGGGCGACCGCGTCACCATCGCGAGCCCGGCACTGGGGGCCCTGATCAACCACGTCCACCGCAGCGACGAGATCGCGCCGTGGACTTTCGGCGTTCGCGCCCTGTACGGCAATCTCGCGCGCCGCGGCTTGCTGGGTAATGGAGGTAAATGA
- a CDS encoding enolase C-terminal domain-like protein: MVQATYNNETNVETKTPVITSMQVIPVAGHDSMLFNLCGAHAPYFIRTLVLLKDSAGNTGIGEVPGGAGINRALENSIPRVVGTQIGRFNRTLNSVREGIAGKTSGDMRAPQTLQHQVTSAAEEAVLKQPHEINLRLENVVTAIEAALLDLLGQHLGVPVCELLGSGQQRDKVPMLAYLFYIGDRSRTDLPYLARSGKQDDWYHIRHQEAVTAEAIADQAAATVARYGFRDFKLKGGVMRGEDEIAAVTAIKQRFPDARVTLDPNGAWSLEEAIRLCRNQGHVLAYAEDPCGPENGYSGREIMAEFKRATGLPTATNMIATDWRQMAHSHLLNAVDIPLADPHFWTMQGSVRLAQLCQEWGMTWGSHSNNHFDVSLAMFTHAAAAAPGRITAIDTHWIWQEGQERLTRDPLQIVGGEVAVPDRPGLGIEPDLDRIAAAHELYKRVGTGARDDAMAMQYLIPGWTYSPKLPSLGR; the protein is encoded by the coding sequence ATGGTACAGGCAACATATAATAACGAGACGAATGTGGAGACAAAAACACCCGTGATCACCTCGATGCAGGTGATTCCCGTTGCCGGCCACGACAGCATGTTGTTCAACCTGTGCGGCGCCCACGCGCCCTACTTCATCCGCACGCTGGTGCTGCTGAAGGATAGTGCGGGCAATACGGGCATCGGCGAAGTGCCTGGCGGCGCCGGCATCAACCGCGCGCTGGAAAATTCGATTCCGCGCGTGGTCGGCACGCAGATCGGCCGCTTCAACCGCACGCTCAATTCGGTGCGGGAAGGCATCGCCGGCAAAACATCGGGCGACATGCGCGCCCCGCAGACCCTGCAGCACCAGGTCACCTCGGCCGCCGAGGAAGCGGTGCTGAAGCAACCGCATGAAATCAACCTGCGCCTCGAGAACGTCGTGACGGCGATCGAAGCGGCGCTGCTCGACCTGCTGGGCCAGCACCTTGGCGTGCCCGTGTGCGAACTGCTCGGCAGCGGCCAGCAGCGCGACAAGGTGCCGATGCTGGCCTACCTGTTCTACATCGGCGACCGCAGCCGCACCGATCTTCCCTACCTCGCCCGCTCCGGCAAGCAGGACGACTGGTACCACATCCGTCACCAGGAGGCTGTCACCGCCGAGGCGATCGCCGACCAGGCCGCGGCCACGGTGGCCCGCTACGGCTTCCGCGACTTCAAGCTGAAGGGCGGCGTGATGCGCGGCGAGGACGAGATCGCCGCCGTCACCGCCATCAAGCAGCGCTTCCCCGATGCGCGCGTGACGCTGGACCCGAACGGCGCCTGGTCGCTGGAAGAAGCGATCCGCCTGTGCCGCAACCAGGGCCACGTGCTGGCCTATGCGGAAGACCCGTGCGGCCCCGAGAACGGTTACTCCGGCCGCGAGATCATGGCCGAATTCAAGCGTGCCACGGGCCTGCCCACCGCAACGAACATGATCGCCACCGACTGGCGGCAGATGGCGCATTCGCACCTGCTGAACGCGGTGGACATCCCGCTGGCCGATCCGCACTTCTGGACCATGCAGGGCTCGGTGCGCCTTGCCCAGCTGTGCCAGGAATGGGGCATGACATGGGGCTCCCATTCCAACAACCACTTCGACGTATCGCTGGCGATGTTCACCCACGCGGCGGCCGCCGCGCCGGGCCGCATCACGGCCATCGACACGCACTGGATCTGGCAGGAAGGCCAGGAGCGGCTGACCCGCGATCCCCTGCAGATCGTGGGCGGCGAAGTGGCGGTACCCGATCGCCCCGGCCTGGGCATCGAGCCGGACCTGGACCGCATCGCGGCCGCGCACGAGCTGTACAAGAGAGTCGGCACCGGCGCGCGCGACGATGCGATGGCCATGCAGTACTTAATTCCCGGATGGACGTATTCACCGAAGCTTCCCAGCCTCGGCCGCTGA
- a CDS encoding SGNH/GDSL hydrolase family protein gives MQTMHQRLAAFAAGLLLAATAGAADANANANGNWHWVASWGSAQMIPEGQNELPQEHWRDSTLRQVVRVALGGEKLRVRISNTFGTTPMVVEAAGIGLAKAPGSPDIDPQSAKALTFGGRPSVMIPAGAEYYSDVVALPHKAGADLAISLYFNGAPSKQTGHPGSRTTSFVAKGQRTLDAAWSNAEKITRWYMLSDVEVQAPRDVGAVVAVGDSITDGYGTTTDGNDRWPDVLAGRIQRSGKAMGVVNVGIGGGRMLRDGLGPNLASRFDRDVIGRAGATHAVVMIGVNDFGSQRRSGEDIPAARAKLVEDLQLAHRQLVERAHAHGICVIGGTVTPYAGSDYYRPSAANEADRQQLNAWIRKSGVFDAVADFDAALRDPQQPDRLKKEYDNDGLHPSIAGLRAMAEAIPLKALQARCGAAK, from the coding sequence ATGCAGACAATGCATCAGCGCCTCGCCGCGTTCGCGGCGGGCTTGCTGCTGGCCGCCACCGCTGGCGCCGCGGACGCCAATGCCAACGCCAACGGGAACTGGCACTGGGTGGCTTCATGGGGCTCGGCCCAAATGATCCCCGAAGGCCAGAACGAACTGCCGCAGGAGCACTGGCGCGACAGCACACTGCGCCAGGTCGTGCGCGTGGCGCTGGGCGGCGAAAAGCTGCGGGTACGCATCAGCAATACGTTCGGCACCACGCCGATGGTCGTGGAGGCGGCCGGCATCGGCCTGGCGAAAGCCCCCGGCAGCCCCGATATCGATCCGCAGTCGGCGAAGGCGCTGACCTTCGGCGGTCGTCCCTCGGTCATGATCCCGGCCGGCGCGGAATACTACAGCGACGTGGTCGCGCTGCCGCACAAGGCCGGCGCCGACCTGGCCATCTCCCTGTACTTCAATGGCGCGCCATCGAAGCAGACCGGCCACCCTGGTTCGCGCACGACCAGCTTCGTGGCCAAGGGCCAGCGCACGCTCGATGCCGCCTGGAGCAATGCCGAGAAGATCACCCGCTGGTACATGCTGTCGGACGTCGAAGTGCAGGCGCCGCGGGACGTGGGCGCCGTGGTGGCCGTGGGCGATTCGATCACCGATGGTTACGGCACCACGACCGATGGCAACGACCGCTGGCCGGACGTGCTGGCCGGCCGCATCCAGAGATCCGGCAAGGCGATGGGCGTGGTCAACGTGGGCATCGGCGGCGGCCGCATGCTGCGCGATGGCCTGGGCCCTAACCTGGCCTCGCGCTTCGACCGCGACGTGATCGGCCGCGCGGGTGCCACGCATGCGGTGGTGATGATCGGCGTGAACGACTTCGGCAGCCAGCGCCGCAGCGGCGAGGATATTCCGGCCGCGCGCGCCAAGCTGGTCGAGGACTTGCAGCTGGCGCACCGACAGCTCGTGGAGCGCGCCCATGCGCATGGCATCTGCGTGATCGGCGGCACCGTCACGCCGTATGCCGGCAGCGATTACTACCGCCCGTCCGCCGCGAACGAGGCGGACCGCCAGCAACTGAACGCGTGGATCCGCAAGTCCGGGGTGTTCGACGCGGTGGCCGACTTCGACGCCGCGCTGCGCGACCCGCAGCAGCCGGATCGGCTGAAGAAGGAATACGACAACGACGGGCTGCATCCATCGATCGCCGGCCTGCGCGCGATGGCGGAAGCGATCCCGCTGAAGGCGCTGCAAGCGCGCTGTGGAGCGGCCAAATGA
- a CDS encoding glycoside hydrolase family 43 protein, giving the protein MRAALFVGALLLAGAAQAADTYRNPVIPGFHPDPSICRVGKDYYLANSTFEYFPGVPIFHSRDLVNWKLIGHALTRESQLPLKGQRASRGIYAPTLRCEGGTFYMITTNVETGGNFIVHTKDPAGEWSEPIWLKEKTPWIDPSLFFDDDGTVYYTRHDGGEKGGVVQARIDVKTGKLLDEPKRIWNGTGGVWPEGPHLYKVDGWYYLMIAEGGTSYDHGITVARAKSPFGPFEAHKGNPILSHRNAPDLPIQATGHGDLVQTEDGKWWMVLLGIRPHQRKHHLGRETFLAPVTWKDGWPVVNDGKPLALEMSAAGLPPRVPLPKAPVRTEFDGSKLDQYWTFVRGPSTGLYSLAERPGFLRVKGNAATLEDIATPAFVARRQQHLNARIATRTDFAPNGPDQFAGLALRQNEANHYQLRIGGNKVARRIELVTRVKGETKVVASAALKPGPVDLEIRAWPDRYQFSYAQEGRPAVVLGSAPTAALSSEDAGGFTGVFAGMAATGAPADFDWFDYQPLGE; this is encoded by the coding sequence ATGAGGGCCGCCCTGTTTGTCGGCGCGCTGCTGCTGGCCGGCGCAGCGCAGGCCGCGGATACCTACCGCAATCCCGTCATCCCCGGCTTTCACCCAGACCCCAGCATCTGCCGCGTGGGCAAGGATTACTACCTGGCCAACAGCACGTTCGAGTACTTCCCCGGCGTGCCCATCTTCCACAGCCGCGACCTGGTGAACTGGAAGCTGATCGGCCACGCGCTCACGCGCGAATCGCAGTTGCCGCTGAAGGGCCAGCGCGCCTCGCGCGGCATCTACGCGCCCACGCTGCGCTGCGAGGGCGGTACCTTCTACATGATCACCACGAATGTCGAGACGGGCGGCAACTTCATCGTCCATACGAAGGACCCGGCCGGCGAATGGTCGGAGCCGATCTGGCTGAAGGAAAAAACGCCGTGGATCGACCCTTCGCTGTTCTTCGACGACGATGGCACCGTGTACTACACGCGGCACGACGGCGGCGAGAAGGGCGGTGTCGTGCAGGCCCGTATCGATGTGAAGACCGGCAAGCTGCTGGACGAGCCGAAGCGCATCTGGAACGGCACGGGCGGCGTGTGGCCCGAAGGGCCCCACCTGTACAAGGTGGATGGCTGGTACTACCTGATGATCGCCGAAGGCGGCACGTCGTATGACCACGGCATCACGGTGGCGCGCGCGAAGTCGCCGTTCGGGCCTTTCGAGGCGCACAAGGGCAACCCGATCCTGTCGCATCGCAATGCCCCCGATTTGCCGATCCAGGCCACCGGCCACGGCGACCTGGTGCAGACCGAGGATGGCAAGTGGTGGATGGTGCTGCTGGGGATCAGGCCCCATCAACGCAAGCACCATCTCGGCCGCGAGACGTTCCTGGCGCCGGTGACGTGGAAGGATGGCTGGCCCGTCGTCAATGACGGCAAGCCGCTGGCGCTGGAAATGAGCGCGGCCGGACTGCCGCCGCGCGTGCCGCTGCCGAAGGCACCCGTGCGTACGGAATTCGACGGATCGAAGCTCGACCAGTACTGGACCTTCGTGCGTGGACCGTCGACCGGCCTGTATTCGCTGGCGGAGCGGCCCGGCTTCCTGCGTGTGAAAGGGAACGCCGCCACGCTCGAGGACATCGCCACGCCTGCCTTCGTGGCGCGGCGCCAGCAGCACCTGAACGCGCGCATCGCCACGCGGACCGATTTCGCGCCGAACGGCCCGGACCAGTTCGCTGGCCTGGCGCTGCGGCAGAACGAGGCCAATCACTACCAACTGCGCATCGGCGGCAACAAGGTGGCGCGCAGGATCGAGCTCGTCACGCGCGTGAAAGGCGAGACGAAGGTGGTGGCATCGGCGGCGCTCAAGCCCGGGCCCGTGGACCTGGAAATCCGTGCCTGGCCGGACCGCTACCAGTTCAGCTACGCGCAGGAAGGCAGACCCGCCGTGGTGCTGGGTTCCGCGCCGACGGCGGCGCTGTCCTCCGAGGATGCGGGCGGCTTCACTGGCGTGTTCGCCGGCATGGCGGCCACCGGCGCGCCGGCCGATTTCGACTGGTTCGACTACCAACCGCTGGGAGAGTGA
- a CDS encoding glycosyl hydrolase 115 family protein — protein sequence MKHAIIVLALLLQLSTAAHALGNKPFIAFERENADAVELLARGRAAPIFIDANDHAGVRRAAGDLQADIGRVGGAKPALRMDAPTGVDVIIAGTVGKSALIDGLAKSGMLDVAPIRGKWEGYIVRTLRNPMPGVQRALVIAGSDKRGTIYGIYEVSEQIGVSPWYWWADVPPVKRKALYAQAGTQVQDAPVVQYRGIFLNDEAPALTGWAKERYGGYNSKFYKGVFELILRLRGNYLWPAMWDAAFFDDDPENGRLADEYGIVMGTSHHEPMMRAHKEWSRYGKGPWDYSRNEAVLKDFWRDGLKKTREYEKFVTLGMRGDGDEPMSRDANVALLEKIVADQRKMIAEELNPDVTKVPQAWALYKEVQDYYEQGMRVPDDVLLLWCDDNWGNIRRLPTREERRRAGGAGVYYHFDYVGGPRNYKWLNVTPLPKVWEQMHLAWKYEATRMWIVNVGDLKPMEVPMEFFLAYAWNPAAWPADRLQEYLRLWATREFGARHAVDVADIVSKYARYNGRRRPEMLEPDTYSLVNYGESARIVAEYRALEERAERIFAALPKERRDAFYQLVLHPVKAGATVNELYATAGLNRLYAKQGRSATNDMAERVRRLFADDAALTRRYHAINGGKWNHMMAQTHLGYTYWQQPPRNVMPAVSEVQVPKAGELGIGVEGNEQVWPEAQGLRTPALDAFERQPRIVELFNRGGTPFKYSVRASEPWIVIDKPAGTVDKVERIAIDARWDQVPPGARSATLVVTGPAGEARIEVPVHKPADASPVRGFVETHGVVAIEAEHYARAVAAPGREWLNVPDHGRTLSGMTTLPVDAPTLSPADGMRLEYDMHLFSSGKVKVQVTVAPTLKFQPGQGLRYAVAFDDEAPQVVNLHADASEKFWEKIVGDGAAVFTTRHAVGKPGAHVLKIWALDPAVVLQKVVVDAGGMKASYLGPPESPRIR from the coding sequence ATGAAACACGCAATCATCGTGCTGGCGCTGCTGCTCCAGCTGTCGACGGCTGCCCATGCCCTGGGCAACAAGCCGTTCATCGCCTTCGAACGGGAGAACGCGGATGCCGTGGAACTGCTGGCCAGGGGCCGCGCGGCACCGATCTTCATCGATGCGAACGATCACGCCGGCGTGCGGCGCGCCGCAGGCGACCTGCAGGCCGATATCGGCCGGGTGGGTGGCGCGAAGCCGGCATTGCGCATGGACGCGCCGACCGGCGTCGATGTAATCATCGCCGGCACGGTCGGCAAGAGCGCGCTGATCGACGGGCTGGCGAAGTCCGGCATGCTCGACGTGGCGCCCATCCGCGGCAAGTGGGAGGGTTATATCGTTCGTACCTTGCGCAACCCGATGCCAGGCGTGCAGCGCGCACTCGTGATCGCCGGCAGCGACAAGCGCGGCACCATCTACGGCATTTACGAAGTCTCGGAGCAGATCGGCGTGTCGCCATGGTACTGGTGGGCCGACGTGCCGCCGGTGAAGCGCAAGGCCCTGTACGCGCAGGCCGGCACGCAGGTGCAGGATGCGCCGGTGGTGCAATACCGCGGCATCTTCCTGAACGACGAGGCGCCGGCGCTGACCGGCTGGGCGAAGGAACGCTACGGTGGCTACAACAGCAAGTTCTACAAGGGCGTGTTCGAGCTGATCCTGCGCCTGCGCGGCAACTACCTGTGGCCGGCGATGTGGGACGCGGCCTTTTTCGACGACGATCCGGAAAACGGCCGCCTGGCCGACGAATACGGCATCGTGATGGGCACCTCGCACCACGAGCCGATGATGCGCGCCCACAAGGAATGGTCGCGCTACGGCAAGGGGCCGTGGGACTACAGCCGCAACGAGGCGGTGCTGAAGGACTTCTGGCGCGACGGCCTGAAGAAGACGCGCGAGTACGAGAAGTTCGTCACGCTGGGCATGCGCGGCGATGGCGACGAGCCGATGTCGCGGGATGCCAACGTCGCGCTGCTGGAAAAGATCGTTGCCGACCAGAGGAAGATGATCGCCGAGGAGCTGAACCCGGACGTGACGAAAGTGCCGCAGGCCTGGGCGCTCTACAAGGAAGTACAGGACTACTACGAGCAGGGCATGCGCGTGCCGGACGACGTGCTGCTGCTGTGGTGCGACGACAACTGGGGCAATATCCGCCGCCTGCCCACGCGCGAAGAACGCAGGCGCGCCGGCGGCGCCGGCGTGTACTACCACTTCGACTACGTGGGCGGCCCGCGCAACTACAAGTGGCTGAACGTGACGCCGCTGCCGAAGGTGTGGGAACAGATGCACCTGGCGTGGAAGTACGAGGCGACGCGCATGTGGATCGTCAACGTGGGCGACCTGAAGCCGATGGAAGTGCCGATGGAGTTCTTCCTTGCCTACGCCTGGAACCCGGCCGCATGGCCGGCCGACCGCCTGCAGGAGTACCTGCGCCTGTGGGCGACGCGCGAGTTCGGCGCGCGGCACGCGGTGGACGTCGCCGACATCGTTTCGAAGTACGCCAGATACAACGGCCGCCGCCGCCCCGAGATGCTGGAACCGGACACGTACAGCCTCGTGAACTATGGCGAATCGGCGCGCATCGTGGCCGAGTACCGTGCGCTGGAGGAGCGGGCCGAACGCATCTTTGCCGCCCTGCCGAAGGAACGCCGCGACGCGTTCTACCAGCTGGTGCTGCACCCCGTGAAGGCGGGCGCCACCGTCAATGAGCTGTATGCGACGGCGGGCCTGAACCGGCTGTATGCGAAGCAGGGCCGTTCGGCCACGAACGACATGGCCGAACGGGTGCGCAGGCTGTTCGCCGACGATGCCGCGCTGACCCGCCGGTACCACGCCATCAATGGCGGCAAGTGGAACCACATGATGGCGCAGACGCACCTGGGCTATACGTACTGGCAGCAGCCGCCGCGCAATGTGATGCCGGCCGTGAGCGAGGTGCAGGTCCCCAAGGCCGGCGAGCTGGGCATCGGCGTGGAAGGCAATGAACAGGTGTGGCCGGAGGCACAGGGCCTCAGGACGCCGGCGCTCGATGCCTTCGAGCGCCAGCCGCGCATCGTCGAGCTGTTCAACCGCGGCGGCACGCCATTCAAGTATTCCGTGCGCGCGAGCGAACCGTGGATCGTGATCGACAAGCCGGCCGGCACGGTCGACAAGGTGGAGCGCATCGCCATCGATGCCCGGTGGGACCAGGTGCCGCCGGGCGCGAGGAGCGCCACGCTTGTCGTCACCGGCCCGGCGGGCGAGGCGAGGATCGAGGTGCCCGTGCACAAGCCAGCCGACGCGTCGCCGGTGCGCGGCTTCGTCGAGACGCATGGCGTCGTGGCGATCGAGGCCGAGCACTATGCACGCGCCGTCGCGGCGCCGGGCCGCGAGTGGCTGAACGTGCCCGATCACGGGCGCACGCTGTCGGGCATGACGACGTTGCCCGTCGATGCGCCGACGCTGTCGCCGGCCGATGGCATGCGGCTCGAATACGACATGCACCTGTTCAGCAGCGGCAAGGTGAAGGTGCAGGTCACCGTCGCGCCCACGCTGAAGTTCCAGCCGGGGCAGGGCTTGCGCTACGCCGTGGCGTTCGACGACGAGGCGCCGCAGGTCGTCAACCTGCATGCCGATGCGTCGGAAAAATTCTGGGAAAAGATCGTGGGCGATGGCGCCGCCGTGTTCACCACGCGGCACGCGGTCGGCAAGCCGGGCGCGCACGTGCTGAAGATCTGGGCGCTCGACCCGGCCGTGGTGCTGCAGAAGGTGGTCGTGGATGCGGGCGGCATGAAGGCCAGCTACCTGGGGCCGCCGGAAAGCCCGCGGATCAGATAA
- a CDS encoding DUF2939 domain-containing protein, which produces MSRPRLIALFIALLLALGVYWYFSPYLTLHAMRSAAQARDTQALARHVDFPKVRDSLKRQLHAKTKDTLARAAGGGELARAGAELGARLANVFTDAAVNVLISPERLADAMDEGKMRDIAPDDSPVETAAGGKQKQWAFERRSLDVVVAKALDGKGEPDIGFVLAHEGFATWRLVGIELPRSWPRPADAE; this is translated from the coding sequence ATGTCCCGCCCCCGCCTCATCGCCCTCTTCATCGCCCTGCTGCTCGCGCTCGGCGTCTACTGGTATTTCTCCCCCTATCTGACCTTGCATGCGATGCGCAGCGCGGCGCAGGCGCGCGATACGCAGGCGCTGGCGCGGCACGTCGACTTCCCGAAGGTGCGTGACAGCCTGAAGCGGCAGTTGCATGCGAAGACCAAGGACACGCTGGCGCGCGCGGCCGGCGGCGGCGAACTGGCGCGGGCCGGCGCGGAGCTCGGCGCCAGACTGGCTAACGTCTTCACCGACGCGGCCGTCAACGTGCTGATCTCGCCGGAGCGCCTCGCCGATGCGATGGACGAGGGAAAAATGCGCGACATCGCTCCCGACGACTCGCCGGTGGAGACGGCCGCGGGCGGCAAGCAAAAGCAGTGGGCCTTCGAGCGCCGCAGCCTGGACGTGGTCGTTGCCAAGGCGCTCGACGGCAAGGGCGAGCCCGATATCGGCTTCGTGCTCGCCCACGAAGGCTTCGCGACCTGGCGCCTGGTCGGCATCGAGCTGCCGCGCTCGTGGCCGCGGCCTGCGGACGCCGAATGA